The Solanum lycopersicum chromosome 8, SLM_r2.1 DNA segment ATTAGACATACGATTTTCCGGAATGTTACACACACACAAATGATGAGAAAGGGGTTTGAAATATTGTGTTTGAATGAGTTTAAATGTTTAGTTGgcaaaatcaaaagtacaatgGTTCAACTTACAAGCGGAGCCAACTACGAGGGTCTATCAAGTCATTccgtcattttttttaaagtttcataaCCTCTTTGTTCTCCCCAAGCATCAAATAATTGTCTTCCAACTTCAAAATCAGTAAAATTACAACAATCATGATATATTATTGATACGTGAAGAAGaggttgaaattgaaaaattaaaaaagaaaagaaaggagaagaagaacATAGAGGGAAAAAATGGCCGGGTCACTAAATGATATAAATAGATGTAAATttggtttttaaaattttggtaaAGGATGGAAATCCCATGTTAgcaaattttaatgaaaaaaaatgattcaaTAGGTTGAGTAACATGAAATCATAGTTGAATAAATTTAGAGTAGAAAATGATAATTGAATGACTTTCTATGAAAAGAATTGATAGTTAAGTGAACATTACTATATTTCCTTTGACTGGACaatcatttgaaataatatgCTTAAAGGTATGAGAAAGTATTGGTATGATATGTAATAACTGATGGACTAAACCATTTATCTTTcgaaatatatacataaaaaaattctttcaaaaataattgcATCGTTCTGAAAGAGGCAATACTATAGATTGTCAATTACAATAGATGTTCAAGTCCTAGAACTGCAAAAATTGTTGGTTATTGTTGTGCATGCTTTATTTCCACCAAAGTcataatacttattttttacAACTTTGATCCCTAAGTTTATATTGTTGAATCTTGATGGCATTACTCTGTCTTCTGTTCCGCTCTTCTTTCTGACATTTCCAGTTTCTGATATGAGAATAATcctctaaataaatgaaataaccTGTACTGGCAATTGGAAACACCACATCCATTATACTCGTCCTCTGAACTGTTGTCTTCATCATCTTGGTCATGATGATTATCCTCTTCTTCACCTTTAAGCCCATCAAAGTCGTTGGATCTGCAGATTGAGTAGCAGGTTTTCCAACAATATTAGctcaaacaaataaacaactTGTACATCGTACAATAGTTGAATTTATGAAAAACAACTATATCCAATGGAATCAATATTATACAACTTACACTTTGGGATCAAACTGATGGTTGACCTCTGATTGCGTCATTTTTGGATTGTGGCCAACCGATACATGTCTCACAAAACTAAGCTGCAAAATTATCAATGTTAGGGTATCAAAGAAATACTCAAATAATTTCAGTTAcatgaaagaaataatatataagtGCACATCAATAATGTGGTATGCATAAAATCAAGTCGAAGATGTATGGATTATACAATATATCTAAGAGATCCTAGTTGTGTATGTGTGTAGCTATTGCCTATGATCAATTTATACCAAATATATCATCATTTATTATCTTGAAAGCAGTGGTGGAGCCAGAAGGGTGTAAATATTGTAATATTTTGGGTTATGAATCTGGAACTCCTTCATTCAAATAGACATTCATTAGAATTGACATATTTGTACAATGTAGTTTTTCGATGAAGGGTGTCCAATTGAACATTCTGGGGTGGCTGTGGCTACGCGCTGCTTGAATGATTAGGAGATCAAAGATCATTTTTCCACTATCATCCCTTTTCCAGAATGCAGTTTCCAATATAATAGAACAAGCATACAACAACTATATATtagattatataaatatttctttctgAAAACATCCTATGGAAGAGAATAAACCTTATCGCCATCCTTGATCCCGTAGGTTCCTATCAAATCATCATCTGAAAGTAGTTTCTGTCCGTCATAACTCAGACAAAAATGCCCCCATACATGTAACCTGCAGTCACAACACATTCAAATAATTAAGGAGATGCACTCTAAGGAACAATTGATTGATTAGCTAATACATACCATGAAATCTTGCAATGGCTGAAGGCCTCTACCACGGCCCGTTTGAGATCATCCACGTTACCATTTCTAGGCACTTCAATATCTACaattaaatctcaaaattcaaTCAACTAACAAAAATTTGGATACACatgaatagaatagaatagaataTAGAAATGTAGGTATAATTACCGAAAGAAGAGCCATCTAATTTGAGGATGGAAAGC contains these protein-coding regions:
- the LOC101244976 gene encoding uncharacterized protein, which codes for MQTSNIMEDEDVSPNASLQRNGSFICVAAPFLYDKLPEEPLKLSILKLDGSSFDIEVPRNGNVDDLKRAVVEAFSHCKISWLHVWGHFCLSYDGQKLLSDDDLIGTYGIKDGDKLSFVRHVSVGHNPKMTQSEVNHQFDPKVSNDFDGLKGEEEDNHHDQDDEDNSSEDEYNGCGVSNCQYRLFHLFRGLFSYQKLEMSERRAEQKTE